Proteins encoded within one genomic window of Setaria italica strain Yugu1 chromosome IV, Setaria_italica_v2.0, whole genome shotgun sequence:
- the LOC101777028 gene encoding glycine-rich cell wall structural protein 1.8-like, with protein MAVKFVVPLGVVLAFLLIFQDLAYARELTEANESEGKNVKPGGVPGLKDKKRGGGYNGGYGNGGGYGGGYGGGYGPKYSGGYHHGGYGPGYGGGYGGPGYGSGYGQPGYGGGYGGGYGGGYGGGYGGGGGYRGGGGYGGRYGGGGYPSGGHHGGWN; from the exons ATGGCAGTAAAGTTTGTAGTTCCTCTCGGTGTTGTCCTGGCCTTTCTCCTCATCTTCCAGGATTTGGCATATGCTAGGGAGCTCACGGAAGCTAATG AGTCTGAAGGAAAAAATGTGAAACCTGGAGGAGTGCCTGGACTCAAAGATAAGAAGCGGGGAGGTGGATATAATGGAGGATATGGCAATGGTGGTGGTTATGGTGGAGGTTATGGTGGTGGCTATGGGCCTAAATATAGTGGAGGATACCACCATGGAGGCTATGGTCCCGGATATGGTGGTGGATATGGTGGCCCTGGATATGGTAGTGGGTACGGTCAACCTGGGTATGGAGGAGGCTATGGCGGAGGATACGGCGGTGGCTATGGCGGAGGAtatggcggtggcggtgggtaTCGTGGGGGTGGAGGCTATGGAGGCCGCTATGGCGGTGGTGGCTACCCTAGTGGTGGACATCATGGTGGATGGAATTAA
- the LOC101777992 gene encoding glycine-rich cell wall structural protein-like, whose protein sequence is MASKSLLLIGVVLASLLLVTKDVVAARNQFVEANESEGKNTKLTGGADFRDEKGGHAYYGGGYGGGYGGGYGGGYGGYVPGRGWYGGGYGYPDFGGGYGGGGGGGGGRYGGGGGYGGGYGGGGGGYGGGYPGAEYYGGGGGWH, encoded by the exons ATGGCTTCCAAATCTCTGCTTCTCATTGGCGTTGTCctagcttccctcctcctcgtcaccaAGGACGTGGTTGCTGCTAGAAACCAGTTCGTCGAGGCAAATG AGTCCGAGGGAAAGAACACGAAGCTTACTGGTGGGGCTGACTTCAGGGATGAGAAAGGGGGTCACGCTTATTATGGTGGCGGCTATGGTGGTGGATATGGTGGAGGGTACGGTGGCGGCTACGGTGGATATGTACCTGGGCGCGGTTGGTATGGCGGTGGGTATGGTTACCCTGACTTTGGTGGTGGatacggtggcggcggaggcggcggaggcggcagatatgggggtggtggtggatatGGCGGTGGatacggtggcggcggtggtggttaCGGTGGTGGATATCCTGGAGCTGAATATTATGGTGGAGGTGGGGGCTGGCACTAG
- the LOC101778388 gene encoding glycine-rich cell wall structural protein 1.8 has product MAFKSVLLLAIVLVSLRLITQDVAAATDRFTNKANESDGKKVKLTSGDGTNEEKLGHGHEYYGGYGYGGGYGGGGYGGGYSGGYGGYTPGHGWYGGGYGHYHGHGGGYGHYPRHGGGYGHYPGHGGEYSGRYGGYGGGGYLGEGYYSSGGGSSGGWH; this is encoded by the exons ATGGCTTTCAAGTCCGTGCTTCTGCTTGCCATTGTTCTGGTTTCCCTCCGGCTGATCACGCAGGATGTAGCGGCCGCTACCGATCGGTTCACTAACAAGGCCAATG AATCGGATGGAAAGAAGGTGAAACTTACCAGTGGCGATGGCACCAACGAAGAGAAGTTGGGACATGGACATGAGTACTATGGTGGCTATGGCTACGGAGGCGGATACGGTGGTGGTGGCTATGGGGGAGGGTACAGTGGTGGCTATGGTGGCTATACACCAGGACATGGTTGGTATGGTGGCGGATACGGTCATTACCATGGACATGGTGGGGGATACGGTCATTACCCTAGGCATGGTGGTGGATATGGTCATTACCCTGGTCATGGTGGTGAATATAGTGGCAGATATGGAGGATATGGTGGCGGAGGGTATCTTGGAGAGGGATATTACAGTAGCGGTGGTGGCTCCAGTGGCGGTTGGCACTGA